In Gossypium raimondii isolate GPD5lz chromosome 12, ASM2569854v1, whole genome shotgun sequence, a single window of DNA contains:
- the LOC105765229 gene encoding UDP-N-acetylmuramoyl-L-alanyl-D-glutamate--2,6-diaminopimelate ligase MurE homolog, chloroplastic yields the protein MAFSLLSLPKFLPPHPSYTSLKGHRHHRHRGVHFKPLRLPSLRRLPAIGPDGKYYPTPSDEDPPEAPEDSMHGVDKFQQIHRQAARARKLQEEDFNKHKSNYLSAIADVDEDELSKEKTGNDDGDDLFGEIDKAIAMKRQEMVKQGLLEQAPKKAEAIDELDPDEVVDLEEIDKLRGLTVASDSDEGENEDSDDEDSSKFDVGLSDSEGKERGNDKFNLLDPSFDLDLDSFGKSKVRIVEPKFKMSLAELLDESKVVPVSVYGDIEVEITGIQHDSRLVSAGDLFVCCVGRKTDGHLYLSEADKRGAVAVVASKEIDIEDTLGCKALVIVEDTNSVLPALAASFYRHPSRNMAVIGITGTNGKTTTSYLIKGMYEAMGLRTGMLSTVAYYIHGDNKLESPNTTPDAVLVQNLMAKMLHNGTEAVVMEASSHGLALGRCNEVDFDIAVFTNLTRHLDFHGTEEEYRDAKAKLFARMVDPERHRKVVNIDDPHAPFFVAQGNPEVPVVTFAMENKNADVHPLKFELSLFETQVLVNTPHGILEISSGLLGRHNIYNILASVAVGIAVGAPLEDIVRGIEEVDAVPGRCELIDEEQAFGVIVDYAHTPDALSRLLDSARELGPKRIITVIGCPGESDRGKRPMMAKIATDKSEVTMLTSDNPKSEDPLDILDDMLAGVGWTMQDYLKYGENDYYPPLPNGHRLFLHDIRRVAVRCAVAMGEEGDMVVIAGKGHETYQIEGDKKEFFDDREECREALQYVDELHQAGIDTSEFPWRLPESH from the exons ATGgctttctctcttctttctcttcCCAAATTTCTCCCTCCTCACCCCAGTTATACCTCTTTAAAAGGCCACCGCCATCACCGGCACCGCGGTGTCCATTTTAAGCCTCTTCGTCTTCCTTCTCTCCGCCGCCTTCCGGCTATCGGCCCCGACGGGAAGTATTATCCGACTCCCTCCGACGAAGACCCTCCCGAAGCTCCCGAGGATTCCATGCACGGCGTGGACAAGTTTCAGCAAATTCACCGCCAAGCTGCTCGTGCCCGCAAGCTCCAAGAAGAAGACTTCAACAAGCACAAGTCAAATTACCTTTCTGCCATTGCTGACGTGGACGAAGACGAATTGAGTAAAGAGAAAACGGGAAACGACGACGGGGATGATTTGTTCGGTGAAATCGATAAAGCCATTGCCATGAAACGGCAAGAGATGGTCAAGCAAGGTTTGTTAGAACAAGCCCCTAAAAAGGCGGAAGCCATTGATGAGCTGGACCCTGATGAAGTCGTTGACTTGGAAGAAATTGACAAATTACGAGGTTTGACTGTTGCTTCTGATTCGGACGAGGGAGAAAATGAAGATTCAGATGATGAAGATTCTTCGAAATTCGATGTCGGTTTGAGTGACTCTGAAGGTAAAGAAAGAggtaatgataaatttaatttgttggaTCCATCATTTGATTTAGATTTAGATAGTTTTGGAAAGAGTAAGGTTAGAATTGTGGAACCTAAGTTTAAAATGAGTTTAGCTGAGCTTTTAGATGAAAGTAAAGTGGTGCCAGTTTCGGTTTACGGGGATATAGAGGTTGAGATAACAGGGATACAACATGATTCTAGGTTGGTTAGTGCTGGAGATTTGTTTGTTTGCTGTGTTGGGAGAAAAACGGATGGGCATTTGTATTTGAGTGAAGCTGATAAGAGAGGAGCTGTTGCTGTTGTAGCGAGTAAAGAGATTGATATTGAGGATACCTTGGGATGCAAGGCATTGGTTATTGTTGAGGATACTAATTCAGTTTTGCCTGCATTAGCTGCATCGTTTTATAGGCACCCTTCAAGGAATATGGCTGTTATTGGGATCACTGGGACCAATGGCAAAACAACCACGTCTTATTTGATAAAAGGGATGTATGAGGCTATGGGTTTGAGGACTGGGATGCTAAGCACGGTTGCTTACTATATACATGGTGATAATAAGTTGGAATCGCCAAATACGACCCCTGATGCTGTTTTGGTTCAGAATTTGATGGCTAAGATGTTGCATAATGGAACTGAGGCTGTTGTTATGGAGGCTTCTTCCCATGGACTAGCTTTAGGGAGGTGTAATGAGGTTGATTTTGATATTGCAGTGTTCACCAATTTGACTAGGCATTTAGATTTTCATGGGACTGAGGAGGAGTATAGGGATGCTAAAGCAAAGTTGTTTGCAAGGATGGTGGACCCTGAGAGGCACAGGAAAGTTGTTAACATTGATGATCCTCATGCACCTTTTTTTGTTGCACAAGGTAACCCTGAAGTTCCTGTGGTGACATTTGCAATGGAGAATAAGAATGCAGATGTTCATCCCCTGAAGTTTGAGTTGTCACTATTTGAGACACAGGTCTTGGTTAATACACCTCATGGGATATTGGAGATTTCGTCAGGTTTGCTCGGAAGGCATAATATCTATAATATTCTTGCGTCTGTGGCTGTTGGAATTGCTGTTGGGGCACCCTTGGAGGATATTGTTAGAGGGATTGAAGAGGTTGACGCTGTTCCTGGCAGGTGTGAGTTAATAGACGAGGAGCAGGCATTTGGAGTCATTGTGGACTATGCTCACACACCTGATGCCTTATCTAGACTGCTTGATTCTGCAAGAGAGCTTGGACCAAAGAGGATTATTACTG TTATCGGTTGTCCTGGGGAGAGTGACCGAGGAAAGAGACCAATGATGGCAAAAATCGCAACAGATAAAAGTGAAGTGACAATGCTGACATCTGATAATCCGAAGAGTGAAGATCCAT TGGACATCTTGGATGACATGTTAGCTGGCGTGGGGTGGACAATGCAAGATTATTTGAAATATGGAGAAAATGATTACTATCCTCCTCTCCCAAATGGTCATCGACTTTTTCTGCATGATATTAGGCGGGTAGCAGTACGTTGTGCTGTTGCTATGGGAGAAGAAGGCGATATGGTT GTGATTGCTGGCAAAGGCCATGAAACATATCAAATTGAAGGTGACAAAAAAGAGTTCTTTGATGACCGCGAGGAATGCCGGGAAGCATTGCAATATGTTGATGAACTCCATCAAGCAGGAATAGACACCAGCGAATTCCCATGGCG GTTACCAGAGAGTCATTAA